One window from the genome of Acidobacteriota bacterium encodes:
- the kdpA gene encoding potassium-transporting ATPase subunit KdpA, with the protein MTSSGLLQIALLIGLLVALAKPFGAYMARVFEGGRPGPGGLFGPVERLLYRVCQIDARSEMGWKDYTKSMLLLHLVGLLALYGLQRAQAWLPLNPLHLGPVPPQLAFNTAVSFVTNTNWQNYAGERTLSHLSQMAGLTAQNFLSAASGMAVLAALVRGIARRHSDTIGNFWVDVVRTVLYVLLPLSLVLAPALVSQGVVQTLRGSVVLTPLEAAVPTSGANNPVDPHPPGSEPGSQSPEIGKVVPLGPVASQVAIKNLGTNGGGFFNANAAHPFENPTPLSNFLQMLAMGILGAGLCLTFGIQVGDRRQGWAVLTAMLVLLVLPMLFCVHQEQSGNPLLMRLGAEAGAVPILPGENMEGKEVRFGASGSAAWASLTTATSCGAVNSMHDSFTPLGGLAPLFLMQLGEVALGGVGSGLYGMLLYIVVAVFAAGLLVGRSPEYLGKKIEPYDMKMASLGILAMPLVVLIGTAVASVTEAGAAGPSNPGIHGFSEILYAFSSCGNNNGSAFAGLNGDTPFYNLALALAMLAGRFLVMIPVLALAGSLARKKVTPAGPGTLPTDSPLFIAWLLAVVVIVGGLTFFPALALGPIAEYVTHFK; encoded by the coding sequence TGGAGCGACTCCTCTACAGGGTCTGCCAAATCGACGCCAGGAGCGAAATGGGATGGAAAGACTATACGAAAAGCATGCTCCTCCTCCACCTCGTGGGCTTGCTGGCGCTCTACGGGCTCCAAAGGGCTCAGGCCTGGCTTCCCCTGAACCCGCTCCACCTGGGACCCGTTCCCCCGCAACTGGCCTTCAACACGGCCGTGAGTTTCGTTACGAACACGAACTGGCAGAACTACGCCGGAGAGCGCACGCTGAGCCACCTATCCCAGATGGCCGGTTTGACGGCCCAGAATTTTCTTTCGGCCGCTTCCGGAATGGCGGTCTTGGCGGCGCTCGTCCGCGGCATCGCGAGGCGGCACTCGGACACCATCGGCAATTTCTGGGTCGACGTCGTGAGAACCGTGCTCTATGTCCTCCTCCCGCTGTCCCTCGTCCTGGCGCCGGCGCTGGTTTCTCAGGGCGTCGTGCAGACCCTCCGCGGATCCGTCGTCCTCACTCCGCTCGAGGCCGCGGTGCCGACGAGCGGGGCGAACAACCCGGTTGACCCGCATCCCCCCGGATCGGAGCCGGGGTCCCAATCCCCGGAGATCGGGAAGGTGGTCCCACTCGGGCCCGTGGCTTCCCAGGTCGCCATCAAGAACCTCGGAACCAACGGCGGGGGGTTCTTCAACGCCAATGCGGCCCACCCCTTCGAGAACCCTACGCCGCTCTCCAACTTCCTGCAGATGCTGGCCATGGGGATCCTCGGGGCGGGACTCTGCCTGACCTTCGGGATCCAGGTTGGCGATCGACGCCAGGGATGGGCCGTCTTGACCGCCATGCTCGTCCTCCTCGTCCTCCCCATGCTCTTCTGTGTTCACCAGGAGCAGTCTGGGAATCCCCTCCTGATGCGGCTCGGGGCAGAGGCGGGCGCCGTCCCCATCTTGCCGGGCGAGAACATGGAGGGGAAGGAGGTCCGCTTCGGAGCATCCGGATCGGCCGCGTGGGCCTCCCTCACCACGGCCACTTCGTGCGGCGCCGTGAATTCCATGCACGATTCGTTCACGCCGCTTGGAGGCCTCGCTCCCCTGTTCCTCATGCAACTGGGCGAGGTGGCTCTGGGGGGAGTGGGTTCAGGGCTTTACGGCATGCTTCTCTACATCGTGGTAGCCGTCTTCGCCGCGGGCCTCCTGGTCGGGCGTTCCCCAGAGTACCTGGGCAAGAAGATCGAACCGTACGACATGAAGATGGCCTCTTTGGGAATCCTGGCCATGCCGCTCGTTGTGCTCATCGGGACGGCCGTGGCGAGCGTCACCGAGGCCGGGGCGGCGGGTCCATCGAATCCGGGCATCCATGGCTTCAGCGAGATCCTGTACGCCTTCTCCTCCTGCGGAAACAACAACGGCAGCGCCTTCGCGGGCCTGAACGGGGACACCCCCTTCTACAACCTGGCCCTCGCTCTGGCCATGCTTGCGGGTCGATTCCTCGTCATGATCCCGGTGCTCGCCCTCGCGGGCTCCCTGGCACGCAAGAAGGTCACGCCCGCAGGCCCGGGGACCCTTCCCACGGATTCACCGCTGTTCATCGCTTGGCTTCTCGCCGTCGTGGTCATCGTGGGCGGGCTCACGTTCTTTCCGGCTTTGGCCTTGGGGCCCATTGCGGAATACGTGACCCACTTCAAGTGA